One genomic segment of Stigmatopora argus isolate UIUO_Sarg chromosome 1, RoL_Sarg_1.0, whole genome shotgun sequence includes these proteins:
- the LOC144078575 gene encoding uncharacterized protein LOC144078575 — MDVSVEEMDTIAGSEEQKGQAEILDDKPGLSQIRKSWGFRRSTIAQREFLEEVGDLNLSPPPLRRVRGRRHTRTTLGLKDDHAAQSQETCPAITALEWSAPSSPIAEVTKPSLASAGGCLDLNMWQDVGSAFHTAFTLLGGDEDLSTEVSQILAVPDNLGLGNATEIPPQQIPVDTNVSEPMETAYDFCVTSDKVAKMDIEDVLIISSPEEDCDEISLMQIKEHLHSKAKGGGRGGKSKAKVRGRGRGRGKGKGRGRARTKGVEVETIMTDYDSDVILINTIDTDTDLTLSSVKQTTSDFILADSDVDQNIDLMLGHYDDTDVDERKQGNSAIKCNQDYSDSSQSKAHDSNALCSFCQQKYNKRFMVSCHTCHEYFHGDCVGVSEADGCKEFTCSPCTAKQINHHQSECNPQTEPEISPVCLSLSLSAQQPEDKQEPVSQKKTVEGELKANDIEKVLTVETKSKPEIAVDMETNCSRPLCIGPGCSNPALQDSVYCGTDCIVQHAALTMKSLSDPKVQNARGQVERKATSITPAAKGQSSSRGSAKLAAKAAESLKEEELMETDAKQTAATATLDRDPTVTEVQATPQPSKFYTTCMYISLFILFQIMPLMALGFLPFYKSNTIMQASIYCNSLASQIYNGCSVKGKYIKVILSIVM; from the exons ATGGATGTTAGTGTGGAAGAAATGGATACTATTGCAGGCTCAG agGAGCAGAAGGGCCAGGCAGAGATTTTGGATGATAAACCGGGATTGTCTCAGATTAGAAAATCCTGGGGTTTCAGGCGATCAACTATAGCTCAACGTGAGTTTCTGGAAGAAGTTGGAGACTTAAACCTCAGCCCCCCACCTCTTCGGAGAGTTAGGGGCCGTCGTCATACACGCACAACGTTAGGCTTGAAAGACGACCATGCTGCCCAATCTCAAGAAACTTGTCCTGCTATAACAGCTCTTGAGTGGTCTGCCCCATCCTCTCCCATTGCTGAAGTGACAAAGCCATCTTTAGCCTCTGCAGGAGGGTGTCTTGACCTAAACATGTGGCAGGATGTTGGTTCTGCTTTTCACACAGCTTTCACCCTTCTTGGTGGGGATGAGGATTTGTCAACGGAAGTGTCTCAAATTCTGGCAGTCCCTGATAATTTGGGACTTGGCAATGCCACAGAGATCCCTCCTCAACAAATTCCAGTTGACACAAATGTGTCTGAACCCATGGAAACTGCTTACGACTTTTGTGTTACTTCCGATAAAGTGGCAAAGATGGACATAGAGGATGTACTTATAATTTCAAGTCCAGAAGAGGATTGTGATGAGATATCTTTGATGCAAATCAAGGAGCACTTACATTCTAAAGCCAAGGGCGGAGGcagaggggggaaaagcaaGGCAAAAGTGAGAGGAAGAGGTAGAGGAAGGGGTAAAGGAAAAGGAAGGGGCAGGGCCAGGACTAAGGGTGTAGAAGTTGAGACCATCATGACAGATTATGATAGTGATGTGATACTTATTAATACAATAGATACAGACACTGATCTTACGCTGAGTTCTGTTAAACAGACGACCTCAGACTTTATTCTTGCAGACTCAGATGTAGATCAGAATATTGACCTAATGCTAGGCCATTATGATGATACAGATGTGGACGAGAGAAAGCAAGGCAACAGTGCCATTAAATGCAATCAGGACTATTCAGATTCGTCACAATCCAAGGCTCATGACTCCAATGCTCTGTGCAGCTTTTGTCagcaaaaatacaacaaaag GTTTATGGTCTCCTGCCACACTTGCCATGAATATTTCCATGGCGATTGTGTTGGTGTTAGTGAGGCAGATGGCTGTAAAGAGTTCACCTGCTCGCCTTGCACCGCAAAGCAAATAAACCATCACCAGTCTGAGTGTAACCCTCAGACAGAACCAGAAATTTCTCCTGTGTGCTTGTCACTCAGTCTTTCTGCTCAACAACCAGAGGATAAACAGGAGCCGGTGTCCCAAAAG AAGACTGTTGAAGGCGAGTTGAAGGCAAATGACATAGAGAAGGTTCTGACAGTGGAGACAAAGTCTAAACCTGAAATTGCAGTGGATATGGAGACAAATTGTTCCCGTCCTTTGTGTATTGGACCAGGATGCTCCAACCCAGCATTACAGGACTCTGTTTATTGTGGCACTGATTGCATTGTTCAGCATGCTGCTCTCACTATGAAGTCCCTCTCTGACCCAAAGGTACAAAATGCTAGAGGTCAGGTTGAGAGAAAGGCAACATCTATAACACCTGCTGCAAAG GGTCAAAGCTCTAGTAGGGGGTCTGCGAAGTTAGCAGCAAAAGCTGCAGAATCTCTTAAAGAAGAGGAACTGATGGAAACTGACGCAAAACAGACAGCGGCTACAGCTACCCTAGACCGCGACCCTACTGTCACAGAAGTTCAGGCCACCCCGCAACCATCTAAGTTTTACACAACGTGTATGTACATTTCACTATTCATCCTCTTCCAAATCATGCCCCTTATGGCTTTAGGTTTCCTTCCTTTTTACAAAAGTAACACAATCATGCAGGCATCAATATATTGTAATTCGTTGGCGTCACAAATATATAATGGGTGTTCAGTAAAAGGTAAGTATATTAAAGTTATTTTGTCCATAGTAATGTAG